Proteins encoded within one genomic window of Bradyrhizobium sp. 186:
- a CDS encoding pyocin activator PrtN family protein, whose translation MNTAFLLMAQYNGAAIVPLEAVCRDYFSHLTPVEFARKATNGSIDLPVVRIETSAKAAKGIHIADLANWIDARREAARKECDQLQGRR comes from the coding sequence ATGAACACCGCTTTCCTGCTCATGGCCCAATACAACGGCGCGGCAATCGTCCCCCTGGAGGCGGTTTGCCGCGACTATTTCAGCCACTTGACGCCCGTGGAGTTCGCGCGGAAAGCTACGAACGGCAGCATCGACCTCCCGGTTGTCCGGATCGAGACGAGCGCGAAGGCGGCGAAGGGCATCCACATCGCCGACCTCGCCAACTGGATCGACGCCCGGCGCGAGGCGGCCCGGAAGGAATGCGACCAGCTACAGGGGCGACGGTGA
- the scpB gene encoding SMC-Scp complex subunit ScpB — translation MASLAEVRVDEAEPMENESQARPEELRLLEALLFASNEPLDTATLAKRMPEGVDVKAALAQLQAEYATRGVNLVRIANKWTFRTAGDLAWLMTRESTETRRLSRAAIEVLAIIAYHQPVTRAEIEEIRGVITSKGTLDVLLETGWIKPRGRRKTPGRPLTFGTTEDFLSQFTLEQLGDLPGLEELKGTGLLDSRLPTGFSVPNPSDDPTLREDEDPLEPGEDLDLALAPAVEPETPEGGNEGGDEG, via the coding sequence ATGGCAAGCCTGGCTGAAGTGCGGGTAGACGAGGCCGAGCCGATGGAGAATGAATCCCAGGCGCGTCCCGAGGAGTTGCGTCTCCTCGAAGCTCTCCTGTTCGCCTCGAACGAGCCGCTGGATACCGCGACGCTGGCCAAGCGCATGCCGGAAGGCGTCGACGTCAAGGCTGCGCTCGCGCAGTTGCAGGCCGAATATGCCACGCGCGGGGTGAACCTCGTGCGTATCGCCAACAAATGGACGTTCCGCACCGCCGGCGATCTCGCCTGGCTGATGACGCGGGAGAGCACCGAGACCCGCCGCCTGTCGCGCGCGGCGATCGAGGTGCTGGCGATCATCGCCTATCACCAGCCGGTGACGCGGGCCGAGATCGAGGAGATCCGCGGCGTCATCACCTCCAAGGGCACGCTCGACGTGCTGCTGGAAACCGGCTGGATCAAGCCGCGCGGCCGTCGCAAGACTCCCGGCCGTCCCTTGACCTTCGGAACCACCGAGGACTTCCTGTCGCAGTTCACCCTGGAACAGCTCGGCGATCTGCCGGGTCTCGAGGAGCTGAAGGGCACGGGCCTGCTGGATTCGCGTCTGCCGACCGGATTCAGCGTTCCAAACCCGTCCGATGACCCGACGCTGCGCGAGGACGAGGATCCGCTGGAACCGGGTGAGGACCTCGATCTCGCGCTGGCTCCGGCAGTCGAGCCGGAGACGCCGGAAGGCGGCAATGAGGGTGGTGACGAGGGCTGA
- a CDS encoding ScpA family protein, which produces MSAEILSFETGRPAELAEGEPALVVDVEGYEGPLDLLLALARQQKVDLSKISILALADQYLHFIEAARKIRLELAADYLVMAAWLAFLKSRLLLPEPPTAEGPSAEEMATALANRLRRLEAIREAANRLMNRQQLLRDIFPRGEPEQIAEIKHPKYTATLYDLLTAYATQRQSRVLASVHLARRTVWSLAEARATLERLVGSITEQDDWGVLDDYLIRHVADPTQRATVFASSFAAALELVREGQLELNQKEAFAPIYFRKGRHQPVPDATPAPDAPVG; this is translated from the coding sequence ATGAGCGCAGAAATTCTATCGTTCGAAACCGGGCGGCCCGCAGAGCTCGCCGAGGGTGAGCCGGCGTTGGTTGTCGACGTCGAGGGCTATGAAGGTCCGCTCGATCTGCTGCTCGCGCTGGCGCGGCAGCAGAAGGTCGACCTTTCCAAGATCTCGATCCTGGCGCTGGCCGACCAGTACCTCCACTTCATCGAAGCCGCGCGAAAAATCCGTCTGGAGCTTGCCGCCGACTATCTGGTGATGGCGGCCTGGCTCGCCTTCCTGAAGTCCCGCCTGCTTCTGCCTGAACCGCCGACAGCGGAGGGCCCGAGCGCCGAGGAAATGGCGACGGCGCTCGCCAACCGTCTGCGCCGGCTGGAGGCCATTCGCGAAGCCGCCAACCGGCTGATGAACAGGCAGCAATTGCTGCGCGACATCTTTCCGCGCGGCGAGCCGGAGCAGATCGCGGAGATCAAGCATCCGAAATACACAGCGACGCTGTACGACCTGCTCACCGCCTATGCCACGCAGCGCCAGTCGCGCGTGCTGGCGAGCGTGCATCTTGCCAGGCGCACGGTGTGGTCGCTCGCTGAGGCGCGCGCCACGCTGGAGCGGTTGGTCGGCAGCATCACCGAACAGGATGACTGGGGTGTTCTCGACGACTACCTGATCCGGCACGTCGCCGATCCGACGCAGCGCGCGACGGTGTTCGCCTCGAGCTTTGCCGCGGCGCTCGAACTGGTGCGGGAAGGCCAGCTGGAGCTGAACCAGAAAGAGGCGTTTGCGCCCATCTATTTCCGAAAAGGGCGTCATCAACCGGTGCCAGACGCAACTCCTGCGCCTGATGCGCCGGTCGGTTAA
- the nagZ gene encoding beta-N-acetylhexosaminidase has protein sequence MSTRAFITGVSGTELTAAEREFIRTERPWGFILFKRNIETPAQVTALVAELRNIAGASDAPVLIDQEGGRVQRLGPPHWPAYPPGAVFSTLYDIDSALGLTAARLSARLIAADLADLGITVDCLPLADVPVAGADAVIGNRAYGTEPGKVAAIARAVTDGLEQGGVLPVLKHIPGHGRATADTHFKLPTVNTLGDELERTDFAAFKPLADLPMAMTAHVVFSAVDPVHPATTSATMIAQVIRGVIGFQGLLMSDDVSMNALAGSLAERTQAIFAAGCDMALHCNGNIEEMRDVAAQTPELSGRALERAKAALAARKAPQPFDRAAARAELDTLIARANTASA, from the coding sequence ATGAGCACGCGGGCCTTCATTACCGGCGTATCCGGAACGGAACTGACCGCCGCCGAGCGGGAGTTTATCCGTACCGAGCGCCCATGGGGCTTCATTCTCTTCAAGCGCAATATCGAGACTCCGGCTCAAGTCACAGCGCTGGTTGCGGAATTGCGAAACATTGCGGGTGCCTCCGACGCACCGGTCCTGATCGACCAGGAGGGCGGACGGGTGCAGCGGCTGGGGCCGCCGCACTGGCCGGCCTATCCGCCGGGGGCCGTTTTCTCGACCTTGTACGACATTGATTCGGCTCTCGGGCTGACGGCGGCGCGCCTCAGCGCCCGGCTGATCGCGGCCGATCTCGCCGATCTCGGCATCACCGTGGACTGCCTGCCGCTGGCGGATGTGCCGGTCGCGGGCGCCGACGCCGTGATCGGCAATCGTGCCTATGGCACCGAGCCGGGCAAGGTTGCGGCAATCGCCCGCGCGGTTACTGACGGCCTGGAGCAGGGCGGCGTGCTGCCGGTTTTGAAGCACATTCCCGGCCACGGACGGGCGACCGCCGATACCCATTTCAAGCTGCCGACGGTCAATACGCTAGGGGACGAGCTGGAACGGACCGACTTTGCCGCGTTCAAGCCATTGGCGGACCTGCCCATGGCCATGACTGCACATGTTGTGTTTAGCGCCGTCGACCCCGTCCATCCGGCGACGACTTCTGCGACAATGATTGCTCAGGTGATTCGCGGCGTGATCGGGTTCCAAGGTTTGTTAATGAGTGATGACGTGTCGATGAACGCGCTGGCAGGTAGCCTTGCCGAGCGGACCCAGGCGATCTTCGCTGCCGGCTGCGACATGGCTCTGCATTGCAACGGTAACATCGAGGAAATGCGTGACGTCGCCGCCCAGACGCCTGAATTGTCGGGCAGGGCGCTGGAGCGGGCGAAGGCCGCTCTCGCAGCGCGCAAGGCACCACAACCGTTCGACCGCGCGGCCGCACGCGCCGAACTGGACACATTGATCGCACGGGCAAACACGGCATCCGCATGA
- a CDS encoding SPOR domain-containing protein — MAERYQDRPFPSDDYGRGGDQHGKVESDPLAELARLIGQTDPFAAQGRPSAKPPAAPAPAQSYQEDDYPQDDYQQDYAEPAAPPPAGPPSWMRRANVQPAPPEPDYPVSVNPVHPLHRYSAQPAAPEPDFHQPQAYQDHAYQGQAYQDQAHQDQAYQDPAYQEPHQQPDPARYDDALYGRLEAGEQDYRRDPAYPDDPYAFQSDYPEADLDEPRKSRGGMMTVAAILALAVVGTGAAFAYKTYMGSPRSGEPPIIKADNTPTKVVPAPTDSSAKVPDRMVSGDGSEKIVPREEAPVDVNAKAGGPRVVFPPLNQNANPPPVASVSPSTILPSAGPIPSNGTLPNNAPRPIRTVAVKGDQTDSTAPQSAAAAAGAKSAAPPKPIAAPAAPTAPRSPPTSANASANQPLSLAPQPAASEPPQRMAATSPTQIAPASSGGGGYVVQVSSQQSEESAAASYRVLQSKYGSVLGSRSPVVKRVDLTDKGKGIVYRAFAGPYSSADEAMQACNNLKSAGLPSCFVQRN; from the coding sequence ATGGCCGAACGATATCAGGACAGACCGTTTCCTTCCGACGACTACGGTCGCGGCGGCGATCAGCATGGGAAGGTGGAGAGCGATCCCTTGGCCGAACTCGCCCGCCTGATCGGGCAGACCGATCCGTTCGCGGCACAGGGGCGTCCGAGCGCAAAGCCGCCGGCAGCGCCTGCGCCGGCCCAGAGCTATCAGGAAGACGACTATCCGCAGGACGATTATCAGCAGGACTATGCCGAGCCGGCGGCGCCGCCTCCGGCCGGTCCGCCCTCATGGATGCGGCGCGCCAACGTGCAACCGGCGCCACCCGAACCTGACTATCCCGTCTCCGTGAATCCGGTTCATCCGTTGCATCGCTATTCAGCCCAGCCAGCCGCGCCCGAGCCTGATTTTCATCAGCCGCAGGCCTATCAGGATCACGCTTATCAAGGTCAGGCCTATCAAGATCAAGCTCATCAGGATCAAGCCTACCAGGACCCGGCCTATCAGGAGCCGCACCAGCAGCCCGATCCGGCGCGCTACGATGATGCGCTCTACGGGCGGCTCGAGGCAGGCGAGCAGGATTATCGGCGCGATCCGGCCTATCCGGACGATCCCTACGCCTTCCAGAGCGATTATCCCGAGGCGGATCTCGACGAGCCCAGGAAATCGCGCGGCGGCATGATGACGGTCGCGGCGATCCTGGCGCTCGCCGTTGTCGGCACCGGAGCCGCTTTCGCCTACAAGACCTATATGGGCTCACCGCGCAGCGGCGAACCGCCGATCATCAAGGCCGACAACACCCCGACCAAGGTGGTGCCGGCGCCGACGGACTCCTCGGCCAAGGTGCCGGACCGCATGGTCAGCGGCGATGGCTCCGAGAAGATCGTGCCGCGCGAGGAGGCGCCTGTCGACGTCAACGCCAAGGCGGGCGGTCCGCGCGTGGTGTTTCCGCCGCTGAACCAGAACGCGAACCCGCCGCCGGTGGCGAGTGTTTCGCCGTCCACGATCCTGCCGAGTGCTGGTCCGATCCCGAGCAACGGTACGCTACCGAACAACGCGCCGCGTCCGATCAGGACTGTCGCCGTGAAGGGCGATCAGACCGACAGCACCGCGCCGCAATCTGCCGCGGCTGCGGCCGGCGCCAAGTCGGCAGCTCCACCGAAGCCCATTGCGGCACCCGCTGCACCGACCGCGCCTCGCAGTCCGCCGACATCGGCCAATGCCAGTGCCAATCAGCCGCTCTCGCTCGCGCCGCAGCCGGCGGCATCAGAGCCGCCGCAGCGGATGGCTGCGACCAGTCCGACCCAGATCGCACCGGCCAGCAGTGGCGGTGGTGGCTATGTTGTGCAGGTCTCATCACAGCAGAGCGAGGAAAGCGCCGCCGCGTCCTATCGCGTGCTTCAGAGCAAGTATGGCAGCGTGCTTGGGTCGCGTTCACCGGTGGTCAAGCGGGTTGATCTCACCGACAAGGGCAAGGGAATCGTCTATCGCGCCTTCGCAGGACCCTACAGTTCAGCCGACGAGGCGATGCAGGCTTGCAACAATTTGAAGTCCGCCGGCCTGCCGTCCTGCTTCGTCCAGAGGAATTAA